One window of Fusobacterium polymorphum genomic DNA carries:
- a CDS encoding ABC transporter permease yields MEKTKNKKQSQWAEVFRMLKKNKMAMLGLIILIILVLLALFADLIANYDTVVIKQNLAERLMPPNGKHWLGTDEFGRDIFARLIHGARVSLKVGILAISISVVVGGILGAISGYFGGLIDNIIMRVVDIFLAVPSILLAIAIVSALGPSMLNLMISISVSYVPNFARIVRASVLSIRDQEFIEAAKAIGASNTRIILKHIIPNSLAPVIVQGTLGVAGAILSTAGLSFIGLGIQPPAPEWGSMLSGGRQYLRYAWWVTTFPGVAIMITILSLNLLGDGLRDALDPRLKQ; encoded by the coding sequence ATGGAAAAAACAAAAAATAAAAAACAAAGTCAGTGGGCTGAAGTTTTTAGAATGTTGAAAAAAAATAAAATGGCTATGTTAGGATTAATTATCCTTATAATTTTAGTTTTATTAGCACTATTCGCTGATCTTATTGCAAATTATGATACTGTTGTTATAAAACAAAATCTTGCAGAAAGACTTATGCCTCCTAATGGAAAACATTGGTTAGGTACTGATGAATTTGGAAGAGATATATTTGCAAGACTTATTCATGGAGCAAGAGTTTCATTAAAAGTTGGAATTTTAGCAATATCTATTTCAGTAGTAGTTGGTGGAATTTTAGGAGCAATATCAGGATATTTTGGTGGTTTAATAGATAATATTATAATGAGAGTTGTAGATATTTTCTTAGCTGTTCCAAGTATATTACTTGCAATAGCTATAGTTTCTGCATTAGGACCTAGTATGTTGAACCTAATGATTTCAATCAGTGTTTCATATGTTCCAAACTTTGCTCGTATAGTTAGAGCCTCTGTACTTTCTATAAGAGATCAGGAATTTATAGAAGCTGCTAAGGCAATAGGAGCAAGTAATACAAGAATTATATTAAAACATATAATTCCTAACTCTTTGGCTCCAGTAATAGTACAAGGAACTTTAGGAGTTGCAGGAGCAATTCTATCAACAGCAGGATTAAGTTTCATCGGATTAGGTATACAACCTCCAGCACCAGAATGGGGTTCAATGTTATCAGGTGGTAGACAATATTTAAGATACGCTTGGTGGGTAACAACTTTCCCAGGTGTAGCGATAATGATAACAATTTTATCACTTAATCTATTAGGTGATGGATTAAGAGATGCTCTTGACCCTAGATTGAAACAATAA
- the yajC gene encoding preprotein translocase subunit YajC: MQELFAKYGSTGIIVVVWIAIFYFLIIRPNKKKQKQQQDLLNSLKEGTEVITIGGIKGTIAFVGEDYVEIRVDKGVKLTFRKSAIANVINNNQQ, from the coding sequence ATGCAAGAATTATTTGCTAAATATGGAAGTACAGGAATTATTGTAGTTGTTTGGATTGCTATTTTTTATTTTTTAATAATCAGACCTAATAAGAAAAAGCAAAAACAACAACAAGATCTTCTTAATTCTTTAAAAGAAGGAACAGAAGTAATAACTATTGGTGGAATCAAAGGAACAATAGCTTTTGTTGGAGAAGATTATGTTGAAATCAGAGTGGATAAAGGAGTTAAATTAACTTTTAGAAAATCTGCTATTGCAAATGTTATCAACAACAATCAACAATAG
- a CDS encoding tyrosine-type recombinase/integrase, with the protein MCYTGLRIGELLNIKVKDIDLKEKTIKITNSKTVNGIRTIPIHDKLLSLISNRMYKGNEYLFTTLDNKHYKYDSFDNHFRILCKDLKLKYHTLHDTRHTFATLLVNAKVNKEVIIKMIGHKRYKTTLDIYVHKNYDDMKRAINQI; encoded by the coding sequence CTGTGTTATACAGGTCTAAGAATAGGCGAATTATTAAATATTAAAGTCAAGGATATAGACCTAAAAGAAAAGACAATAAAGATTACAAATTCTAAGACTGTGAATGGTATTAGAACTATACCAATACATGATAAATTACTTTCTTTAATATCAAATAGAATGTACAAAGGCAATGAGTATTTATTTACTACATTAGATAACAAGCACTATAAGTATGATTCGTTTGATAATCATTTTAGAATATTATGTAAAGACCTTAAATTGAAATATCATACACTTCATGATACAAGACATACATTTGCTACATTGTTGGTAAATGCTAAGGTAAACAAAGAGGTAATAATTAAGATGATAGGACATAAAAGATATAAGACAACCTTAGATATTTATGTGCATAAAAATTATGATGATATGAAAAGAGCAATTAATCAGATATAA
- the nikB gene encoding nickel ABC transporter permease has translation MYKYILKRLVLLIPVMLGVTLLVFTIMYLTPGDPAQLILGESAPKEAVAALREKMGLNDPFFIQYFRFVKNALVGDFGKSYTTGREVFAEIFARFPNTVVLAVLGIFISILIGIPVGIISATRQYSLTDSFSMVLALLGVSMPVFWLGLMLILLFSVKLGIFPSGGFDGFKSVILPSIALGVGSAAIVTRMTRSSMLEVIRQDYIRTARAKGVAEKVVINKHALKNALIPIITVVGLQFGGLLGGAVLTESVFSWPGVGRLMVDAIRQKDTPTVLASVVFLAVVYSVVNLLVDLLYAFVDPRIKSQYK, from the coding sequence ATGTATAAATATATATTAAAAAGATTAGTTCTTTTAATTCCTGTAATGTTAGGAGTTACACTATTAGTTTTTACAATTATGTATTTAACTCCAGGGGATCCTGCTCAATTAATCTTAGGAGAAAGTGCTCCTAAAGAGGCAGTTGCAGCATTGAGAGAAAAAATGGGATTAAATGATCCATTTTTCATACAGTATTTTAGATTTGTAAAAAATGCCTTAGTAGGAGATTTTGGTAAATCTTATACAACAGGCAGAGAAGTTTTTGCAGAAATATTTGCTAGATTTCCTAATACAGTAGTATTAGCAGTTTTAGGAATTTTTATTTCTATACTTATAGGAATACCTGTTGGAATAATATCAGCAACAAGACAATATTCACTTACAGATAGCTTTAGTATGGTTCTAGCTCTTTTAGGAGTTTCTATGCCAGTATTCTGGTTAGGACTTATGTTAATCTTATTATTTTCTGTAAAATTAGGAATATTCCCATCAGGAGGTTTTGATGGATTTAAAAGTGTAATCCTACCATCAATAGCTCTTGGAGTTGGTTCTGCAGCAATAGTAACAAGAATGACTAGATCTTCTATGCTTGAAGTTATTAGACAAGACTATATTAGAACAGCCAGAGCAAAAGGAGTTGCAGAAAAGGTTGTTATAAATAAACATGCTTTAAAAAATGCTTTAATTCCAATAATCACAGTTGTAGGATTACAATTTGGTGGATTACTTGGAGGGGCAGTTTTAACTGAATCAGTTTTTTCGTGGCCTGGTGTTGGTAGACTTATGGTTGATGCTATAAGACAAAAAGACACTCCTACTGTTTTAGCATCTGTTGTATTTTTGGCAGTTGTATATAGTGTGGTTAATTTATTGGTTGACTTATTATATGCCTTTGTAGATCCAAGAATAAAATCACAATACAAGTAG
- a CDS encoding ABC transporter ATP-binding protein, protein MSKILLEVKNLKKYFQTPKGQLHAVDNVNFAIEEGKTLGVVGESGCGKSTTGRTILRLLEATDGEILFEGKNIREYSKAEMKKLREEMQIIFQDPFASLNPRMTVSEIIAEPLIIHKKCKTKEELNNRVKELMDTVGLSQRLVNTYPHELDGGRRQRIGIARALALNPKFIVCDEPVSALDVSIQAQVLNLMKDLQEKLSLTYMFITHDLSVVKYFSNDIAVMYLGELVEKAPSKDLFKNPIHPYTKALLSAIPTINIRKKMERIKLEGEITSPINPGIGCRFAKRCIYAEEICSKESPKLEKVGEAHYFACHRAKELGFVDEK, encoded by the coding sequence ATGAGTAAAATATTATTAGAGGTTAAAAATTTAAAAAAATATTTTCAGACTCCAAAAGGACAACTACATGCAGTAGATAATGTAAATTTTGCTATTGAAGAAGGAAAAACTTTAGGAGTTGTTGGAGAATCTGGTTGTGGAAAATCCACAACTGGGAGAACAATTTTAAGACTTTTAGAAGCTACTGATGGAGAGATTTTATTTGAAGGAAAAAATATAAGAGAATACTCTAAAGCTGAAATGAAAAAACTAAGAGAAGAAATGCAAATAATATTCCAAGATCCATTTGCATCATTAAATCCAAGAATGACAGTAAGTGAAATAATTGCAGAACCACTTATAATTCATAAAAAATGTAAGACTAAAGAAGAACTTAATAATAGAGTAAAAGAACTTATGGATACAGTTGGTCTAAGTCAAAGACTTGTGAATACTTATCCTCATGAACTTGATGGTGGAAGAAGACAAAGAATAGGAATAGCAAGAGCCTTAGCTTTGAATCCTAAATTTATAGTTTGTGATGAACCTGTATCAGCTCTTGATGTGTCTATACAAGCACAAGTTTTAAACTTAATGAAAGATTTACAAGAAAAATTAAGTTTGACTTATATGTTTATAACACATGACTTATCAGTTGTAAAATATTTTTCAAATGATATAGCAGTTATGTATTTGGGAGAACTTGTTGAAAAAGCTCCTTCAAAGGACTTATTTAAAAATCCAATTCACCCATATACAAAAGCATTGTTATCTGCAATACCTACAATTAATATTAGAAAGAAAATGGAAAGAATTAAGCTTGAAGGTGAAATTACTTCTCCTATTAATCCAGGAATTGGTTGTAGATTTGCTAAAAGATGTATTTATGCAGAAGAAATATGTTCAAAAGAATCTCCAAAATTAGAAAAAGTTGGAGAAGCACATTATTTTGCTTGTCACAGAGCAAAAGAATTAGGGTTTGTTGATGAGAAATAA
- a CDS encoding ABC transporter ATP-binding protein, translated as MENKNLLEIRDLEIQYVKDDETVHAVNKISVDIAEGETLGLVGETGAGKTTTALGIMRLITGPTGKIKSGVIKFNDKSILEIPEEEIRKIRGNDISMIFQDPMTSLNPVMTVGEQIAEVIEIHEHIGKEEAMNKAAEMLELVGIPGARKNDFPHQFSGGMKQRVVIAIALACNPKLLIADEPTTALDVTIQAQVLDLMTDLKNKFKTSMLLITHDLGVVAQVCDKVAIMYAGEIVEYGTLEDVFENPKHPYTLGLFGSIPSLDEEKTRLVPIKGLMPDPTNLPSGCKFNPRCPHAVELCSQKIPAITEVTKGHRVQCLIAEGLVKFKENWEEENE; from the coding sequence ATGGAAAATAAAAATCTTTTAGAAATTAGAGATTTAGAAATACAGTATGTAAAAGATGATGAAACAGTACATGCAGTTAATAAAATAAGTGTAGATATAGCAGAAGGTGAGACATTGGGCCTTGTTGGAGAAACAGGTGCTGGAAAGACTACAACAGCTCTTGGAATAATGAGGTTGATTACAGGACCAACAGGAAAAATAAAAAGTGGAGTTATAAAATTTAATGATAAAAGTATATTAGAAATTCCTGAAGAAGAAATAAGAAAAATTAGAGGTAATGATATTTCAATGATATTCCAAGATCCAATGACATCATTAAACCCAGTTATGACAGTTGGAGAACAAATAGCTGAAGTTATTGAAATACATGAACATATAGGTAAAGAAGAGGCTATGAATAAAGCTGCTGAAATGCTTGAACTGGTTGGTATTCCAGGAGCAAGAAAAAATGATTTCCCTCATCAGTTTTCTGGTGGAATGAAACAAAGAGTTGTTATTGCAATAGCTCTTGCTTGTAACCCAAAACTTTTAATAGCTGATGAACCAACAACAGCTCTTGATGTTACTATACAAGCACAAGTTTTAGATTTAATGACAGATTTAAAAAATAAGTTTAAAACATCAATGTTACTTATAACACATGATTTAGGTGTAGTTGCACAGGTTTGTGATAAAGTGGCTATTATGTATGCTGGAGAAATAGTTGAGTATGGAACATTGGAAGATGTTTTTGAAAATCCAAAACATCCATATACTTTGGGATTATTTGGTTCTATTCCAAGTTTAGATGAAGAAAAAACTAGATTGGTACCTATAAAAGGACTTATGCCAGATCCAACAAATTTACCTTCTGGATGTAAATTCAATCCTAGATGTCCTCATGCAGTGGAATTATGTTCACAAAAAATACCTGCTATTACAGAAGTTACAAAGGGACATAGGGTACAATGTCTTATAGCAGAAGGATTAGTAAAATTCAAAGAAAATTGGGAGGAAGAAAATGAGTAA